TTACTCTTCTGATAAACTTTGCATAGCAAGATTTATAACGTTTTTCCAAAGtgttcaaatattttctgttcCATTCGATGGTTTTTCTATAAGTCAAATGAAAGTCGGAAAGCAATGTATGCAGTCTTTCCAGGATCAAATGACATAGAAAGAAACCATTGTTCAGAATAGCCAAATGGTAAGATATAGTGCTCGAGCCTGTTCCTTTAGACATAAGCTGTTTCATTCACAAGTATGGCCAATATGAagtacaaatatcaaaatatgagAACAACATATATCAAGATGGGAGAAACTACTCAGTATCTACTAGTTTGATGGCATACAACAAGAAAAGTTCAGATGGGCAATAGAAGGTACGATATAGGTAGTTGCAGCTGAAAACAAGTGAACTTCAAGGAGTATGGTTACCAACAAACAAAAAGCAGCACGAATTACGTTAAATTAAGTCAGTGATACAACTGACAGCAATAGTAAAAATACATTGTGGGTTCTTACCCCAATCTTGAGCAACTATCTTTGACTCTTCCACAAGCAAATAACCTAAACCATTTCTGTGCAATTCTTTGGCAACACATACATTGCTAAGATATGCCCTTGCAAAATCAGCTCCAATCCCCTGTTCAAGTGAATTAGGAAGCCTCAATTATCTTAAAATGCTTTTTAAGAATGAGAACTGCTAGCAAACTTGGCATGCCATGTTGAGACTTTCATGCTTTTGACTGGTCCACACCCATTCTCCACTCTATGCAACACCACGGGGTGAGGCTTGCATGAGATTGGCCCAATCAGCACTTAGTCCAACCACCAGAAATACTTTTTACAGTCTCTTTCGAAAATCAAAAGCCAAATTAAATGTATTAAAGTATAAATAATGTTTGATAGTTGATTTACCCACGGTCTCCAAGATAACTATTACAATGACATTTCCTATAAAACCTAAACCTACTCACTTGCTACAGACCATTTACCGTTTTGTATTTGGATAAGACAACAATGTTGAGATTACTATAAAATAATCTGGAAACAGCCATGCACATGAGCTGTATTGTAGAAGGAATATTCTTCAAGAATATCATACAGGCCAAGTGAGCAATCCTTTTTTAAGAAAAGCCCTGATAACATGTTGTAAACTCTAAAAACTACTCACTTTTGCAAACTCTAAAACAAGCAACTGTGACGGATCAGGTTTAAAAATGCATGATACCCAAAAACAACTACATTTAGAATTAGTTaacaatgaataaaataataaaaagaaatacctCTGGTTTCTGTCCTGTTATCTCATCCGGAAGCCTGAGGCACTGGTTAAGATCAAGGGTCCCTACAACTACTCGATCTTCTCCATtgtcagaatactacaaaaacaaaaaaggatacATTGAACATTGATAATATTACATAATGAAGGATGAAACATATACAACTCCATGCACCCCTCTTAGTTTCAATGGTATCTAATGTCACAGTAACAAGAttggaaacaaaacaaattcagTGGTACTAATCTTAGAAAACAAGGACTTGAATAAATAGCATAAAGGCCTTAAGAAGTAAAGAATCTAACTACAAGCGTACTTGATGCTCTCTGAATAGCTAGGGTAGTCTAAATCAAAAAGCTTCATGCTCACGGCAAGCAATGCAAACTTGTGTTTCTTGAAAGGCAAAGACAATATGCTACaatcaaaaattaaatgatttattaaatCACCATCAAACAAGGACAGCAAAATGTCCAAATCTAATTACGAGtggaaaaacaagaaatttaGATCTAAGGACGTGCTTGAGCCTTCAGAGATTCAAagaccacacacacacacacaacacataTGGAGAACTTGGAAGTTAAAACCAATGCAGCATCGTTACTTAAATCTTTAGTATTTGCAGTTTGCACATTTTCCAGCCATTTTCATTTAGAATTaccaaattattttaaatcatATATACATAGAGAAATACCAAGTATTTGAATTCTTTGGTTGTCAACAGAACAAAATGACAAATTATCTGCCTTGGAACATAGACAAAGACATAAAACAGCCAGTCAATCCAAAATCTAGTCCGACTCAATAAACTAAACTGGTAAGCATTGTATTAGACTCAAACTTTTATAAGCATCCTTTGTAGAGAGATTCAACTCATTACAAGGCATAGTACTTCACTCAATAAAAGGCATACAAAtccacaaaaaaaccaaaagaacagTCGAAAGATAGAAAGTTCTTGCCAGaacaaacaaaggaaaaagCAAACAAACCTTACATGCAGCACATAGATCATCTGAAAAGCTTGATATTTGTGATACTGGAAGAGTAGCATTTATGCAAGAAACTCTTCTGAAACCCTCTCTCTTCCCAGCTACACGTTCTTTTAGTGCTTCAAACTCACGCTCGGTCAAGTACCTTCTATGATCCTATTTGAACTTAAGAAGGAAAAACTACCATTAGTATAATTTATGTTAcccaaaagaagaagataaactAAAATGAAAGTGAATCGAAAACGTGCACCACTATCTCATTGAACTTATAACTAGTGGCACTCTACAGCTTAAATCCAGGATAGCCACAAGTGAAAAAGATATAGTAGTATCATACGCTTTATATACAGAGAGAGAATATTCAATGACTGTTTCGGTTTGGTAAGAGATGAGAGAGCAATGACATCCCCCAAAAGCATAACGAATTCACAAGCAACACAAAAATGCTGGTTGGGTCTGAGATAGGTATTAGGCACAAATCTTGTTACCACGCAAGAAAGAACcaacaaacaacaataaaaagtaCCAATTTGAATCTAATAATATCAAATCCAATTTGATTTTCATACATGTGAAGAAAAGGGGCATGTGGGGTACTCATAATGTGACAGTATAAGTTGGATAACATTTGGTATATTCGTTTGTGGCGGGACTGACAACAACTGACTTAAAGTAACTCAAGTGATACTTAACTAGGAACTCGGTCCATTTGGTTCCATTACAATGgctttatgatttttaattacaGTACATAAACAGAAGAGActaatcacataaaaaatttcttccACCAGTCGAAATAAAGAAAACCCATATCTCAAAATTATATCTTCTTGTTAATTTCCCAGTAAACagggtaaaaaataaaagaagagaaaaacaaataaaatggagCTCCAGGACTCACATTGACGCCGTAGGCATTGAGGCGGAACTCGTAGAAGGAGCGGACGCGCAGACACGCAGCAGCCCAGAGCTCGTCTTCGGAGAAGGCCTCGGAGACGTTTAAGGAGGGCCTGTCGATTGGACTTGTGTCGAGGGTGGAGCAGAGGTCAGAGGCGGCGATCGGGCGTTGGCGGCGAGAGAAGGTGGGCCCAGAGAATTGGATCCTGTAGAAAGCTGATGAGAGCCTGCAGTTTGGTGGGTAAGAGGGAGAGTTGAAGGAGAGGAAAGGAGGAGATTGAGAACAGCAAGGAGAGGAGAGGAGCCTCATTTCTATGGCAGTATGATCAGGCTATGCACAGATTACCAAAACTTTCGCGGGGTCGTTGCACGTCTCCTCCATTCTTTCGTCTTTCATATATCCTCTCCTCTATCCACGTTGTTATTAGCATTATTCATGGATTATTTAGTCAGTGGctatgctttatttttatttttattcataatcaATTTTTCTCCACGTCATTAATAATTATCAGTATATTTATTGgttatttactatttagtacattataaatgatttaaaaaaaaaaatacccaccTCGCAcgaaatacaaaacaaaaaaacaatataaaaagcCACTACGTGGGCCCAAAAATTTCGATAAGCCCAATGTGAAAGCTAGTACAAAGTAGTCTCGGCCCCCATAATTGGGCCAggtttacatattatatattctccTCAAGTTTTGTTTGTTACATCCAGATGCCGACTTTGTGGGCAAAAAAGTCAATTGATTCCATtccttcttgttttttattttttaaccttacTTTTTCTCTACTACTACTCTAGTGCCAAGCCTCCACGTGgctttattttgcttttatttttcttctgctCTTAGCACATCATTTGAAATCCAAACATATTTCTCAATTTCAGAAGCCCCTCTCCTTCGCGTCGATTGCACGGCCTCCCAGTGTGGCCTCACCTTCAGGTTGCGCCTCCCAATATGGCTAACGTTCGACGGCGCTTCTCGGATGAGATATCCACCGAACCgtctcctccacctctctccatcacactctctctcacacacacattcTCAGAAGCCTCTCTCTCATCGCACCCAGACCGTAAGGGCAACTATGAGATTCTTTTGGCTGCTTTAATTTCAAAAGCAGCAGCTTCTTTTGCTCTCTGGAagctttttgtcttttttcgtTCTCTTTTGCGTAATACTTTTGTATTTCAAATATTCATCCTTCATTGATTAATAAGTTTTACACAATGCTCTATTTATAGAGCCGAGAATACCGAGTAGTCTGGCATTTTAACAAATATGAGATATGTGTGATTCTTATTGCTAGCTGTACAAGATatctataacaaaaaatattttctttttgtacaaTCAGAATTACAAGAATATTCTAGAAGA
This genomic interval from Juglans microcarpa x Juglans regia isolate MS1-56 chromosome 4D, Jm3101_v1.0, whole genome shotgun sequence contains the following:
- the LOC121260980 gene encoding uncharacterized protein LOC121260980 isoform X1 → MRLLSSPCCSQSPPFLSFNSPSYPPNCRLSSAFYRIQFSGPTFSRRQRPIAASDLCSTLDTSPIDRPSLNVSEAFSEDELWAAACLRVRSFYEFRLNAYGVNDHRRYLTEREFEALKERVAGKREGFRRVSCINATLPVSQISSFSDDLCAACKYSDNGEDRVVVGTLDLNQCLRLPDEITGQKPEGIGADFARAYLSNVCVAKELHRNGLGYLLVEESKIVAQDWVLRRINLMSHFNWVCGICSGITDLYVHVAIDNEPAKKLYMKSGFAYENDEPTWQARFLDRPRRLLLWTGLPGMHL
- the LOC121260980 gene encoding uncharacterized protein LOC121260980 isoform X2; this encodes MRLLSSPCCSQSPPFLSFNSPSYPPNCRLSSAFYRIQFSGPTFSRRQRPIAASDLCSTLDTSPIDRPSLNVSEAFSEDELWAAACLRVRSFYEFRLNAYGVNDHRRYLTEREFEALKERVAGKREGFRRVSCINATLPVSQISSFSDDLCAACKYSDNGEDRVVVGTLDLNQCLRLPDEITGQKPEGIGADFARAYLSNVCVAKELHRNGLGYLLVEESKIVAQDWGITDLYVHVAIDNEPAKKLYMKSGFAYENDEPTWQARFLDRPRRLLLWTGLPGMHL